One segment of Castanea sativa cultivar Marrone di Chiusa Pesio chromosome 3, ASM4071231v1 DNA contains the following:
- the LOC142629237 gene encoding uncharacterized protein LOC142629237: MIGRDDFHENTINYENVDNVRHNVMDDHDDDSIEFQDDIGDGIDHTSKIKDLQNLMKERFNHNILYYKIWDAKQKAIANIHGNWEELFAHCRPVVSIDRTHLYGKYRGKLLTAMATDANNEIFSLAFAVVDDETGASWGWFLSCPRTAIQDVVPDSGICIISNRHRAKYEHQDRKLEKILDCLKLAELKFSKDLNPNIAKKKPYSYLMKEGLEQWTLSHDGGHRYGAMTTNMSECFNRVLKGARGLPISALVDYIWCKLVAYFNDRRTKILGDIEHGQEFSKHAMEKYEANYKKGTKLYVRPFNQQNGVYQVCTTHNPHKSDGGDHSHEVRLLENTCTYGKWEIYKISCSHVIAICIREHVDAMMYIDPCYTLQQRLATYSHEFCVSKDKSLWWKVAGPKLYSDPEMLREKGRPMSTRIRNEMD, from the exons ATGATTGGGAGAGATGACTTTCACGAGAATACTATAAACTATGAAAATGTTGACAATGTCCGTCATAATGTCATGGATGATCATGATGATGATTCTATAGAGTTTCAAGATGATATAGGCGATGGTATAG ATCACACCAGCAAAATAAAGGATCTCCAAAATTTGATGAAGGAAAGGTTTAACCACAATATATTGTACTACAAGATATGGGATGCGAAGCAAAAGGCTATTGCAAACATACACGGGAATTGGGAAGAGTT ATTTGCACATTGTAGACCAGTAGTTAGTATTGATAGAACTCATCTTTATGGAAAATATAGAGGAAAGTTGTTGACTGCAATGGCTACCGATGCTAATAATGAGATTTTTTCACTTGCCTTTGCGGTTGTGGATGATGAGACGGGGGCCAGTTGGGGATGGTTTTTATCTTGCCCGCGGACCGCGATACAGGATGTAGTACCCGATTCCGGCATTTGCATAATATCAAACCGACATAGAG CAAAATACGAGCATCAAGATCGCaaacttgaaaaaatattgGATTGCCTTAAGCTAGCTGAACTCAAATTTAGTAAGGATCTCAATCCCAATATTGCAAAAAAGAAGCCGTACTCCTATCTAATGAAGGAGGGTCTGGAGCAGTGGACACTGTCACATGATGGTGGACATCGATATGGGGCAATGACTACCAATATGTCTGAGTGTTTCAATAGAGTTCTAAAAGGTGCACGTGGACTACCCATATCTGCATTGGTTGACTATATTTGGTGCAAACTTGTCGCCTATTTCAATGATCGGCGCACTAAAATATTGGGTGATATTGAACATGGTCAGGAGTTCAGCAAGCATGCCATGGAGAAATATGAAGcaaattacaaaaaagggaCAAAACTCTATGTGAGGCCATTTAACCAACAAAACGGTGTATATCAAGTTTGCACAACGCATAATCCACACAAATCTGATGGGGGGGACCATAGTCATGAAGTAAGGTTGCTAGAGAACACATGTACTTATGGCAAATGGGAAATTTATAAGATCTCTTGTTCACATGTGATTGCAATTTGTATCAGGGAACATGTCGATGCAATGATgtatattgacccatgttataCTTTACAACAGCGACTTGCCACTTATTCACATGAGTTTTGTGTGTCCAAGGATAAATCATTATGGTGGAAGGTTGCCGGCCCAAAGTTGTACTCTGACCCTGAAATGTTGCGAGAAAAAGGTCGACCTATGTCAAcaagaataagaaatgagatgGATTGA
- the LOC142627226 gene encoding uncharacterized protein LOC142627226, with product MKCSRSAVLQALLLHSTRSRRSFASSSLSSVQTLSFLLASSPSHTHQSLQNPLLSRFLSFSLKPNPSLSSSSSITHRFLRTTTITTSSSSSSSSSSSEEEEEEEEDPFQCETNEDGESTDGWEEEAETEPEIGDGGDGGGIVLQGVPWGELVLSIANDVLLQFSDDMKLYAFKTTPRGYIYVRLDKLSNEYGCPSMEELENYSQEIKKRLDEGGELGKIPKNLAFEVSSPGAERILMVPDDLHRFKDKPMRVCYVEDVESKGPEKDGIYMLDSIETESESCLWKLADVKENRDPQSRGRPLSRKQRDWRLKLPFGMHKRVFLYLEF from the exons ATGAAGTGCAGCAGGAGTGCTGTTCTTCAAGCTTTACTACTACATAGTACTCGCAGTCGCAGGTCGTTTGCCTCTTCATCTTTGTCTTCTGTACAAACACTTTCTTTCTTATTAGCCTCTTCCCCTTCCCACACACACCAATCCCTCCAAAACCCTCTTCTTTCTCgcttcctttccttttctctcaAACCCAATCcctccctttcttcttcttcttctattacTCATCGCTTTTTAAGGACCACCACCATTACtacctcttcctcctcctcctcctcctcctcctcctctgaagaagaagaagaagaagaagaagacccttTTCAAT GTGAAACAAATGAAGACGGAGAATCCACAGATGGATGGGAAGAGGAGGCTGAGACTGAGCCCGAG ATTGGTGATGGAGGTGATGGTGGGGGAATTGTGTTGCAAGGTGTCCCATGGGGTGAGCTGGTTCTCTCCATTGCCAATGATGTCTTGTTGCAATTTAGCGATGACATGAAACTCTATGCTTTCAAGACGACTCCTCGTGGATATATATATGTGAGATTGGATAAACTGTCAAATGA ATATGGTTGTCCCAGCATGGAGGAGCTTGAAAACTACAGTcaagaaatcaaaaaaagaTTGGATGAAGGGGGAGAACTTggaaaaatacctaaaaatttGGCTTTTGAG gtATCATCTCCAGGGGCAGAGAGGATCCTTATGGTACCAGATGATTTACATCGGTTTAAAGACAAGCCTATGAGAGTATGCTATGTAGAAGACGTTGAGTCTAAAGGCCCAGAAAAGGATGGAATCTATATGCTGGATTCCATAGAAACGGAATCAGAGAGTTGTCTGTGGAAGTTGGCAGATGTAAAGGAAAACAGGGACCCTCAAAGCAGAGGTAGACCTTTAAGCCGTAAACAGAGGGATTGGAGACTAAAATTGCCCTTTGGTATGCATAAAAGGGTATTTTTGTaccttgaattctga